A part of Halobacillus shinanisalinarum genomic DNA contains:
- a CDS encoding LacI family DNA-binding transcriptional regulator yields the protein MSVTIKDVAKQANVAPSTVSRVISNNPRISEKTKRKVRKVMEEMGYHLNFNARVLVSQSTQTIGIVMKNSSSHSFENPFFSELLRGISRACNENDYGINLTTGESEEAIYNDVVKMVQGKRVDGIIVLYSKKDDKVVPYLMEHDFPFVMIGKPLVDSSNVMYVDNDNVQASRNATNFLVNLGHEKIGFIGGDSHFEVANARLEGFKYAANEHKLNLPESYLRNIEIENGDSTQIINELMDLSEPPTALVITDDFNALKVMATLQERNIKMPEEVSIIGFNNTMIAKLSNPPLTTVDTNSYQLGYESGQSLIQLLHDPKMLKRSVIVPTTIVERESCIKKDLAGF from the coding sequence GTGTCGGTCACAATTAAAGATGTTGCAAAACAGGCGAACGTGGCTCCGTCCACGGTCTCCCGTGTTATTTCAAATAATCCGAGAATTAGCGAAAAAACGAAACGTAAAGTACGCAAAGTTATGGAAGAGATGGGGTACCATCTTAATTTTAATGCTCGCGTACTTGTCAGCCAATCTACACAAACGATTGGTATTGTTATGAAGAATTCGTCGAGTCATTCATTTGAAAACCCTTTCTTCTCAGAATTACTGCGTGGGATCAGCAGGGCATGTAATGAAAATGATTACGGTATCAATCTGACAACGGGTGAGTCAGAGGAAGCGATTTATAATGATGTGGTCAAAATGGTCCAGGGAAAGAGGGTAGATGGAATTATTGTCCTTTATTCTAAAAAGGATGATAAAGTGGTTCCTTATTTAATGGAACATGATTTTCCGTTTGTGATGATTGGAAAGCCACTCGTCGATTCATCCAATGTGATGTATGTAGACAATGACAACGTCCAAGCCTCTCGGAATGCGACCAACTTTTTAGTGAATCTTGGCCATGAAAAAATCGGTTTCATCGGTGGGGATTCTCATTTCGAGGTAGCTAATGCACGTCTAGAAGGTTTCAAATATGCTGCAAACGAACACAAGCTGAATTTACCTGAGAGCTATTTAAGGAATATAGAAATTGAAAATGGAGATAGCACACAGATCATCAATGAATTGATGGACTTGTCTGAACCACCTACTGCCTTAGTGATTACAGATGATTTTAATGCTTTGAAAGTTATGGCGACATTGCAAGAACGAAACATTAAAATGCCAGAAGAAGTAAGCATAATAGGATTTAATAATACGATGATTGCTAAATTGTCGAATCCGCCACTAACGACGGTAGATACGAACTCTTACCAGCTGGGATATGAATCCGGCCAGAGTTTAATTCAATTGCTGCATGATCCTAAGATGCTAAAGCGAAGCGTAATTGTACCAACAACAATTGTAGAAAGAGAATCTTGTATTAAAAAAGACCTAGCTGGTTTTTGA
- a CDS encoding carbohydrate ABC transporter permease, with protein MKKNKEKRNLFSIEILGIVLGLLWIAPFYLMLVNAFKTKREIFGGVLGLPESLAFENFVQAFIDLEFLKSLFNSVLITGLSILVIILFSSMAGYALARNKSKLSGIIFFIFVAAMLIPFQSVMIPLVSIFGQANMLNAGGLIFMYLGFGCSLSIFLYHGAMTGVSKTMDEAAIIDGANRFQLFWYIIFPLLKPISVTVGILNVIWIWNDYLLPSLVLSEANATIPLKMFYFFGQYTKQWHLALAGLTIAIIPVIIGYFFAQKQIIKGVSEGAVK; from the coding sequence ATGAAGAAAAACAAAGAAAAACGGAATTTATTCTCAATCGAAATCCTTGGTATTGTATTAGGATTATTGTGGATAGCACCGTTCTATCTTATGCTCGTCAATGCCTTTAAAACAAAGAGGGAAATTTTTGGCGGTGTTTTAGGATTACCTGAATCACTCGCCTTTGAAAACTTTGTACAAGCTTTTATTGATCTTGAGTTCTTAAAGTCTTTATTTAACTCTGTGTTGATTACGGGGCTGAGTATCCTTGTCATCATCTTGTTCTCTTCGATGGCAGGTTATGCGTTAGCACGTAATAAGAGTAAGCTTAGCGGCATTATTTTCTTTATTTTCGTCGCCGCCATGCTGATTCCGTTCCAATCAGTCATGATTCCACTTGTATCGATCTTTGGTCAGGCGAACATGTTGAATGCCGGCGGTTTGATTTTCATGTATCTCGGTTTTGGATGTAGTTTATCAATCTTTCTGTACCACGGAGCAATGACAGGCGTATCTAAAACGATGGATGAAGCAGCTATTATTGATGGCGCCAACCGTTTTCAGTTATTTTGGTACATTATTTTCCCCCTACTAAAACCGATTAGTGTTACAGTAGGTATATTGAACGTCATTTGGATTTGGAACGATTACTTACTTCCATCACTTGTACTGAGTGAAGCCAATGCAACGATCCCACTGAAAATGTTCTATTTCTTCGGTCAGTATACGAAGCAATGGCATTTAGCGCTGGCAGGGCTGACGATTGCGATCATTCCGGTCATCATCGGTTACTTTTTTGCTCAGAAGCAAATTATCAAGGGCGTTTCTGAAGGCGCTGTCAAGTAA
- a CDS encoding carbohydrate ABC transporter permease, with protein MQNRSIWFWLFLTPVILGLGIVVVIPFIYGFIFSFTDWNGITATKFLGFEHYINLFQEDEFMDSIWFTVKFAVITVILLNFFGLGLALLVTRNIKTNNLLRTVFFMPNLIGGLILGFIWQFIFVSVFDDIGTLFGIENLQGWLSTTGTGFWGLVILTAWQMAGYIMIIYIAYLENIPKDLIEAAKIDGANGFQRFKNITFPLVAPAFTVSMFLTLSMAFKIYDQNLSLTNGGPFNSTQMVAMEIVRTAFSDHQMAYAQAKAVIFFFIVAVIALTQVYYNKKREVEM; from the coding sequence ATGCAAAATCGCAGTATATGGTTTTGGCTTTTTCTCACACCAGTTATTTTAGGATTGGGGATTGTCGTAGTCATTCCGTTTATTTATGGGTTCATTTTTTCCTTTACAGACTGGAATGGAATTACAGCGACAAAGTTTTTAGGATTTGAACATTATATCAATCTATTTCAAGAAGATGAGTTCATGGATTCCATATGGTTTACAGTTAAATTTGCGGTCATTACAGTTATTCTTCTCAATTTTTTTGGACTTGGACTTGCACTGCTTGTAACCCGTAACATAAAAACCAATAACTTACTTAGAACCGTATTCTTCATGCCTAACTTAATTGGCGGTCTCATTCTAGGATTTATCTGGCAGTTTATTTTCGTCAGTGTTTTTGATGATATAGGAACACTATTTGGCATCGAGAATTTGCAGGGCTGGCTTTCAACAACGGGTACTGGTTTCTGGGGTCTAGTTATTTTAACGGCATGGCAAATGGCCGGTTATATTATGATCATTTACATTGCTTACTTGGAAAATATTCCGAAAGACTTGATTGAAGCGGCAAAAATCGATGGAGCGAATGGATTCCAGCGATTTAAAAATATTACTTTCCCGCTTGTAGCCCCTGCTTTTACAGTCAGCATGTTCTTAACGCTATCCATGGCCTTCAAGATCTATGATCAAAACTTGTCACTGACAAACGGAGGGCCTTTTAACTCCACGCAAATGGTAGCGATGGAAATTGTTCGAACCGCATTCTCAGACCATCAGATGGCTTATGCTCAAGCGAAAGCGGTTATTTTCTTCTTCATCGTAGCTGTCATTGCGCTGACACAGGTGTACTATAATAAGAAGCGGGAGGTTGAGATGTAA
- a CDS encoding ABC transporter substrate-binding protein, whose protein sequence is MKKFYSGIAAALLASSVALTGCSFSSGDEEASSGSEDAVTVDVFQFKVEFKEQFEELVAMYEEENPDVNINVKTVGGGNDYGASLKTSFSSGEEPDIFNIGGPTDVDEYEEYLADLSDTKAADAALDGTLTSVKRDGQVLGLPYNQEGYGLLYNKKVFEEAGINPDEIKTFEELKKAVETLDSKKDELGIKAPFAFPAKEKWVMGNHMANTYLADEFNHDVMEAYNADTVEFAMGDQLKRFLDLQNKYSVQPTLSLDYSQQVEEYFSLGKVAMIQQGNWVYNTIASMDEEFAQNNVGLLPIPVEGYEGSIPVGVPNYWVVNKKSEDEVVQASKEFLDWMYTSETGKKFVTEKFKFIPAYEGYEDLEIADPISKEIYEYVKEGNTLGWVFLGAPVGWTEGAFGVAAQEYIAGNISWEEVIKQSKEDWEESRK, encoded by the coding sequence ATGAAGAAATTTTATTCAGGAATAGCTGCTGCGTTGTTGGCATCTAGCGTTGCGTTAACAGGGTGCTCGTTTTCTTCTGGTGATGAGGAAGCAAGTAGTGGTTCGGAAGATGCTGTAACGGTAGATGTATTCCAGTTTAAAGTAGAGTTCAAAGAGCAATTTGAAGAACTAGTTGCCATGTATGAGGAAGAAAATCCGGATGTAAATATTAATGTTAAAACAGTTGGCGGAGGTAATGATTATGGGGCTTCCTTGAAAACGTCTTTCTCTTCCGGTGAAGAGCCAGATATTTTCAATATCGGCGGTCCGACAGATGTTGACGAATATGAAGAGTATTTAGCTGATCTTTCAGATACAAAGGCTGCAGATGCTGCACTTGATGGTACGCTTACAAGTGTCAAAAGAGACGGCCAAGTCTTAGGACTTCCGTATAACCAAGAAGGTTACGGTTTGCTTTACAATAAGAAAGTTTTTGAAGAAGCAGGAATCAACCCGGATGAGATCAAAACATTTGAAGAATTGAAAAAGGCTGTTGAAACGCTTGATAGTAAAAAGGACGAGCTTGGAATCAAAGCACCATTTGCCTTCCCGGCTAAAGAAAAGTGGGTAATGGGGAACCACATGGCGAACACCTACTTGGCTGATGAATTTAATCATGATGTAATGGAAGCCTATAATGCAGATACGGTTGAGTTCGCAATGGGTGATCAATTGAAACGCTTCCTTGATTTACAGAATAAATATTCTGTGCAACCGACGTTGAGTTTAGACTACTCTCAACAGGTGGAAGAGTATTTTTCCCTAGGTAAGGTTGCAATGATCCAACAAGGGAACTGGGTATATAACACGATTGCATCAATGGATGAAGAATTCGCTCAAAACAATGTCGGACTTCTGCCAATACCTGTAGAGGGGTATGAGGGAAGCATTCCTGTAGGCGTACCGAACTATTGGGTAGTGAATAAAAAGTCAGAGGATGAAGTGGTACAAGCTAGTAAAGAATTTTTGGACTGGATGTACACTTCCGAGACAGGTAAGAAATTTGTAACTGAAAAGTTTAAGTTCATTCCTGCTTACGAAGGTTACGAAGATCTAGAAATCGCGGATCCGATTTCCAAAGAAATTTATGAATATGTAAAAGAAGGAAATACGTTGGGATGGGTATTCCTAGGGGCGCCCGTTGGTTGGACTGAAGGTGCTTTTGGTGTAGCTGCACAAGAATATATCGCAGGGAACATCTCATGGGAAGAAGTAATAAAACAATCGAAAGAAGATTGGGAGGAATCTCGCAAGTAA
- a CDS encoding CHY zinc finger protein — protein sequence MICTNCNHEQESGKYCGVCGAEISTEQQAHRSEDLAQRQQEQQQQAQAAETIAQSDNMAKAKHASRQFGKHALQLLKRPSGAFSSTENQFVSGLITMAIYIIAFTLSLYFLANKLYQLTIGGFSSFMGEPNVQQSLPFFKMASPIFLFVLLFIAAATITMIAAIKMMNINLSFQKVIAQYGGLIIPFTALNSMAILFGISGSIGFTLAALYASLVFTVFILPAIVVYHYGVNSPHETRNIYWSVGTSAVIMLIAYFIVRTFALDFIGRMQEFTSFL from the coding sequence ATGATCTGTACAAATTGTAATCATGAACAGGAATCAGGGAAGTATTGCGGCGTCTGTGGTGCAGAGATTTCAACGGAGCAGCAAGCACATCGATCGGAAGACCTTGCTCAACGTCAACAAGAGCAGCAGCAACAGGCCCAAGCCGCTGAAACCATTGCCCAATCCGATAATATGGCAAAGGCGAAACACGCCTCCCGTCAGTTTGGGAAACATGCCCTGCAGCTGCTGAAACGGCCGTCGGGCGCATTTTCATCGACAGAAAACCAATTCGTTTCAGGGCTGATTACGATGGCAATTTATATCATAGCCTTTACGTTAAGTCTTTATTTTCTAGCCAATAAATTATATCAGTTAACCATAGGAGGATTCAGTTCATTCATGGGTGAGCCAAATGTGCAGCAATCTCTTCCATTCTTTAAGATGGCATCACCAATCTTTCTCTTTGTCCTTCTATTCATAGCTGCTGCTACAATTACGATGATTGCGGCCATTAAAATGATGAACATAAATCTCTCATTTCAAAAAGTTATTGCTCAATATGGAGGATTAATCATACCATTTACAGCATTAAATAGTATGGCTATTCTTTTTGGAATCAGCGGTTCAATTGGATTCACGCTGGCAGCCTTATACGCATCTCTTGTATTCACTGTTTTCATTTTGCCAGCGATTGTGGTCTATCATTACGGTGTGAATAGTCCCCATGAGACAAGAAATATCTATTGGAGTGTAGGTACGAGTGCTGTTATTATGTTAATTGCCTATTTCATCGTACGCACATTTGCGCTTGATTTTATCGGACGCATGCAAGAGTTTACTAGTTTTTTATAA